In one window of Acidovorax sp. HDW3 DNA:
- the purE gene encoding 5-(carboxyamino)imidazole ribonucleotide mutase, with protein sequence MKPLQIGVVMGSSSDWETMQHAVEILRQFGITHEARVVSAHRMPDDMFAYAESAAARGLQAIIAGAGGAAHLPGMIAAKTTVPVLGVPVASRHLQGVDSLHSIVQMPKGVPVATFAIGAAGAANAALFAVALLANHDPALRAQLEAFRAQQTAAARAMELPLP encoded by the coding sequence ATGAAACCCCTACAAATCGGCGTCGTCATGGGCTCTTCCAGCGATTGGGAGACCATGCAGCACGCAGTCGAGATTCTGCGGCAATTCGGCATCACCCACGAGGCGCGGGTCGTCTCCGCGCACCGTATGCCCGACGACATGTTTGCCTACGCCGAGAGCGCCGCCGCGCGCGGCCTGCAGGCCATCATCGCCGGCGCGGGCGGCGCGGCCCACTTGCCGGGCATGATCGCCGCCAAAACCACCGTGCCGGTGCTGGGCGTGCCCGTCGCCAGCCGCCACCTGCAGGGGGTCGATTCGCTGCACTCCATCGTGCAGATGCCCAAGGGCGTGCCGGTGGCCACCTTCGCCATTGGCGCGGCGGGTGCGGCCAACGCGGCGCTGTTTGCCGTCGCCCTGCTGGCCAACCACGACCCGGCGCTGCGTGCGCAGCTCGAAGCGTTTCGCGCCCAGCAAACGGCAGCGGCGCGCGCCATGGAGCTGCCCCTGCCATGA